DNA sequence from the Oncorhynchus tshawytscha isolate Ot180627B unplaced genomic scaffold, Otsh_v2.0 Un_contig_607_pilon_pilon, whole genome shotgun sequence genome:
AATGTCTATCTGGACACACATCCGCCTGAACAGGACCAATGTCCATCTGGACACACATCAACCTGAACAGGACCAATGTCTATCTGGACACACATCCGCCTGAACAGGACCAATGTCCATCTGGACACACATCAGCCTGAACAGAACCAATGTCTATCTGGACACACATCAGCCTGAACAGAACCAATGTCCATCTGGACACACATCAGCCTGAACAGAACCAATGTCCATCTGGACACACATCAGCCTGAACAGAACCAATGTCCATCTGGACACACATCAGCCTGAACAGAACCAATGTCCATCTGGACACATCACCTGAACAGAACCAATGTCCTGGACACAGAACAACCAATGTCCATCTGGACACACATCAGCCTGAACAGAACCAATGTCCATCTGAACAGAACCAATGTCTGTCTGGACACACATCAGCACTCAGCCTGAACAGAACCAATGTCCATCTGGACACACATCAGCCTGAACAGAACCAATGTCCATCTGGACACACATCAGCCTGAACAGAACCAATGTCCATCTGGACACACATCAGCCTGAACAGAACCAATGTCCATCTGGACACACATCAGCCTGAACAGAACCAATGTCCATCTGGACACACATCAGCCTGAACAGAACCAATGTCCATCTGGACACACATCAGCCTGAACAGAACCAATGTCCATCTGGACACATCAGCCTGAACAGAACCAATGTCCATCTGGACACACATCAGCCTGAACAGGACCAATGGGAACAAAAAGAAAAGAGCTGTAGAAAGTTACTCATCTTAATAAAAATCTGTATAGAAATTTTACCTTTGGAAAAATCAAGTGTGATACTTGCTATTTAGGCAATGTGatggtgccttcggaaagtattcagtccccttgactttttccacattttgtcacattacagccttattctaaaatagattttttttaaacaattcctcagcaatctacacacactaccccataatgacaaagcaaaatgggCTTTTTTTGTGCTAATTTATAAAAGTAGAATACaagtttatttacataagtattcagaccctttgttatgagacttgaaattgagctcaggtgcatcctgtttccattgatcatccttgagatgtttctacaacttgattggagtccacctgtggtaaattcaattgattggacatgatttggaaaggcacacagctgtctatataaaggtcccacagatgtcagagcaaaaaccaagccatgaggttgaaggaattgtccgtagagctcagagacaggattgtgtcgagatctggggaagggtaccaaaaaatgtatgcagcattgaaggtccccaagaacacagtggcctccatcattcttaaatggaagaattttggaaccaccaagactcttcctagagctggccgcccatccaaactaagcaatcgagggagaagggccttggtcagggaggtgaccaagaacctgatggtcactctgacagagctccagagttcctctgtagagatgggagaactttccagaaggacaaccatctctgcagcactccaccaatcagaccttttatggtagagtggccagatggaagccactaaCTACTCAGTataaagacacatgacagcccgcttggagtttgccaaaaggactcagaccatgagaaacaagaagtTAGTCctaaagaccatgagaaacaagattatctggtctgatgaaaccaagattgaactctttggcctgaatgccaagtgtcacgtctgggggaaacctggcaccatccctacagtgaaacatggtggtggcagcatcatgctgtggggatgtttttcagcggcagggactgggagactagtcaggatcgagggaaagatgaacggagcaaagtacagagagatccttgatgaaaatctgctccataacgctcaggacctcagactggggcgaaggttcaccttccaacaggacaacgaccctaagcacacagccaagacaacgcagtagtggcttcgggacaagtctctgaatgtccttgtgtggccctgccagagcccggacttgaacccgattgaacatcatggaataatctacaatctgtgcttcatctagatatgttagtgccactgaatgcATTTAACATATTGGGAGACTGTTACGgaggagtgtaaatgcttttttttaggctggatcatgttgttgtatgttttaattctgtaatgtattgattgttgctgccttcttggccagctttcccttgaaaaagagactctgggtctcaatgggcttttcctggttaaataaaacatctctggagagacctgaaaatagtttttgcagcaatgctccccaacCTGGCATTGCAGGTCCTCTcaagcagagaagaatgggagaaagtccccaaatacgggtgtaccaagcttgtatcgtcatacccaagaagacttgatgctgtaatcgctgccaaaggtgcttcaacaaagtactgagtaaaggtctgaatacttatgtaaatttcattttttatttgtcatAAATTagcaaaccttttttttttttacggtttttgctttgtcaatatgggggtattgtgtgtgaattgatgagggggaaaaaacacaatttaatacattttagaataaagttgtaactgaagaacatttggaaaaagtcaaggggtctgaatactttccgaagggtCAGGTGACAATTTCAATCACGCTATACAGCAGATCTTCAGCACTACGGATTGAATCAAGCCCAGGATCTTGAACAGACCAACAAAAATTCTGCATTAAATGTCAAGTTTGAGTTGAGGTTGCGTTTGACATAATCATGAGATCAAATCAGAATGACTTGTCCATCAAATGCTACAATAATTAATGGCAATACATTTGAATGTGTCATTGTTTTTAGAAAATCATAAAACCAACTCCATAAATTGTACATGGCTGTGTCACACAAGGTCATTTAGAATACAAAACGATCTTACTAAATCATTAGTTGAGAGAAGGCATGTGTTTAACTATTTAGATCGTCGTAAGAAGAGCTAGAAGTGTGAGAGTCTGTGGCTTTGAGGTTCATTTCCTACCTTCAACCATAGAGGTTTATGGGTTCAAATCTTAGGTTTGAGTTATTGGTAATTTCAGCAAATCTCAATGTGAAAATGACAAAGAAAACAGTTAAGAGGTGTGAAGGAGTCTGGGGCTCTGGTGTAAAGATCTCACCCCATATGTTCAGGGTTGTAGGTTCAAGTCACAGCTCTGGATCAGGCTGTGTTGTGGTCATAAACCTCTGAGAAAGTAGACCCTTCATTTTCAAAtggatcttttttttttaaacctacaGGTCTACTTTTCCCAGAGGTTTTCCCCCATAACTGCTGCTGTTCACAGGAGGGGAAACCTCCAGTAGTTGTCACAGTCCTCCAGGCTTTGTCAGGAAACATACCTACGACCCCATGCTTATGGGGTGAGATCCTTACACTGAGCCACCAGATCCCTTCACATTCCAAAACACATCTCTTTGTGGATTTGACTCTGGCGCAGCAGGCACTTGCACATCCCGTCCACATGGGGGCGATGTTGAAGTAGAAACAAAGGCCCAGCCACAGATCACTGACGCAGAAATATCACCCAGGCCTACATGATACCTACTGCTTAAAATGAAGACATGTGAACACTATCTTATCTCCTCACCCCAGCACTGCCTCTTGAACAAGAGACATGTTTGCGAAAAGCAATGAACTCATGACCCCTGGTGAACCAGGTGTGGGTCATCCCAGAGAGCTCAGCTAGGTCTGATTGATTTCTTCTCCTTTCCACTGGGCCTTCCACAATACCTGAAGAGACACCTCAGACTGTTTCCTTTCCACTGGGCCTTTCACAAGACCTGAAGAGACACCTCAGACTGTTTCCTTTCCACTGGGCCTTCCACAAGACCTGAAGAGACCTCAGACTGTTTCCTTTCCACTGGGCCTTCCACAAGACCTGAAGAGTTTCCTTTCCACTGGGCCTTCCACAAGACCTGAAGAGACACCTCAGACTGTTTCCTTTCCACTGGGCCTTCCACAAGACCTGAAGAGACACCTCAGACTGTTTCCTTTCCACTGGGCCTTTTCACAAGACCTGAAGAGACACCTCAGACTGTTTCCTTTCCACTGGGCCTTTCACAAGACCTGAAGAGACACCTCAGACTGTTTCCTTTCCACTGGGCCTTCCACAAGACCTGAAGAGACACCTCAGACTGTTTCCTTTCCACTGGGCCTTTCACAAGACCTGAAGAGACACCTCAGACTGTTTCCTTTCCACTGGGCCTTCCACAAGACTTGAAGAGACACCTCAGACTGTTTCCTTTCAAGACTTGAAGAGACACCTCAGACTGTTTCCTTTCCACAAGACCTGAAGAGACACCTCAGACTGTTTCCTTTCCACTGGGCCTTCCACAAGACCTGAAGAGACACCTCAGACTGTTTCCTTCCACAAGACTTGAAGAGACACCTCAGACTGTTTCCTTTCCACTGGGCCTTTCACAAGACCTGAAGAGACACCTCAGACTGTTTCCTTTCCACCTGAAGAGACACCTCAGACTGCCTTCCACAAGACCTGAAGAGACACCTCAGACTGTTTCCTTCCACAATACCTGAAGAGACACCTCAGACTGTTTCCTTCCACAATACCTGAAGAGACACCTCAGACTGTTTCCTTCCACAATACCTGAAGAGACACCTCAGACTGTTTCCTTCCACAATACCTGAAGAGACACCTCAGACTGTTTCCTTCCACAAGACTGAAGAGACACCTCAGACTGTTTCCTTCCACAAGACCTGAAGAGACACCTCAGACTGTTTCCTTCCACAATACCTGAAGAGACACCTCAGACTGTTTCCTTCCACAATACTGAAGAGACACAGACTGAAGAGACACCTCAGACTGTTTCAGACTGTTTTCCACAATACCTGAAGAGACACCTCAGACTGTTTCCTTCCACAATACCTGAAGAGACACACTTCCACAAGACCTGAAGAGACACCTCAGACTGTTTCCTTCCACAAGACTTGAAGAGACACCTCAGACTGTTTCCTTCCACAATACCTGAAGAGACACCTCAGACTGTTTCCTTCCACAAGACTTGAAGAGACACCTCAGACTGTTTCCTTCCACAATACCTGAAGAGACACCTCAGACTGTTTCAAAGTTGTCAGTCACTGAGCATCAGCaatacaaacacaaagaaatacaaataaGTACAGTTTATCCTCAAAATGAAGCACTAGAAGTGAAAATCAAgcaaaataaatgtttaataaaAGGGAATTTACTGTAGAAATATTCCATGAAAAATAGGCCCTAGAAAGAGCGGTGTGTTTTTAGAGACGACGGTGTGAGTGGAGTACAGATGGTGTCAGTACGTGTGATAATCCCTTGAGATTCATCAGACCTCTAGGGCTGCAAATCTCCAGACACTTTCTCACAAGTCACAGATTTTCCCAGAAATCAGTAGTGAATAAGCAGGCAATCACATAGATCATCCAACTGTGATTAGTTACCAGAAAACCCCAAATTACACCACACTCTGTCTACCACTCTCCCTGCTGTAACCAGAGGATGAAGAGTCTGAGCAGCTGTGGAGGGAGAAGTCTATGAAGATGCCATCAGGGTCAGAGTCCATAGAGTCCAGTATCTGATCTACCACTGTCTCCGGGCTGGAGGAACAGCTGGGGATCGACCCCGTCTCTGAGCCAGAGTGGACCTGACACAGAACAGAGGGGGACACCGTCGACTCCCCCCCGCCGTGGAGGAAGGGTCCTGGGGAGTGAGAGCCCTGAAAGatggagggctggaggtgggaccCTAAAGACTCAGACCCCACAGACCCACAGAGATCCAGacttccaccacctccaccacaaacAACCCCTGTCAGGCTGAGCTCCTGCTCCAGGGAGGAGAGGCCCGGCTGGGCCGCGGAGGCCAGGGAGGAAGTGGTGCTGATGTCGTTGATGGCGCCTTCTTCCAGACAGGAAGTCATCTCGCAGACGGAATGGCGGCGGATGCCCATGCTGCTCACGGAGCCTGTCTCGGTATCATACTCCACCACAGGCGTCAACATGGGCACGTTGTAGGACTTGGAGCGCATCACCAGGTTCTTCACGGGGGCGTCGCCTGACTTGGGCCAGCACCGCTGCAGACGCTTTTctggagagaggataggaggaggagtgaagaggcatcaggataggaggaggggtgaagaggcatgaggataggaggaggagtgaagaggcatgaggataggaggaggggtgaagaggcatgaggataggaggaggggtgaagaggcatgaggataggaggaggagtgaagaggcatgaggataggaggaggagtgaagaggcatgaggataggaggaggagtgaagaggcatgaggataggaggaggagtgaagaggcatgaggataggaggaggagtgaagaggcatgaggataggaggaggagtgaagaggcatgaggataggaggaggagtgaagaggcatgaggataggaggaggagtgaagaggcatgaggataggaggaggagtgaagaggcatgaggataggaggagggtgaagaggcatgaggataggaggaggggtgaagaggcatgaggataggaggagggtgaagaggcatgaggataggaggagtgaagaggcatgaggataggaggaggagtgaagaggcatgaggataggaggaggagtgaagaggcatgaggataggaggaggagtgaagaggcatgaggataggaggaggagtgaagaggcatgaggataggaggaggagtgaagaggcatgaggataggaggaggagtgaagagaggCATGAGGATAGGAGGCATGAGGATAGGAGGGGTGAAGAGGcatgaggataggaggaggagtgaagaggcatgaggataggaggaggggtgaagaggcatgaggataggaggagggtgaagaggcatgaggataggaggaggggtgaagaggcatgaggataggaggaggggtgaagagacatgaggataggaggaggggtgaagagacatgaggataggaggaggggtgaagagacatgaggataggaggaggggtgaagaggcatgaggataggaggaggggtgaggataggaggaggagtgagagggatgaggataggaggaggaagagggggtgaggataggaggaggagtgaagagggatgaggataggaggaggggtgaggataggaggaggggtgaagagggatgaggataggaggaggggtgaggataggaggaggaggaagagggatgaggataggaggaggggtgaagagggatgaggataggaggaggggtgaagagggatgaggataggaggaggggtgaagagggatgaggaggaggagtgaagagggatgaggataggaggaggggaaagggagggataggaggagggtgaagagggatgaggataggaggaggggtgaagagggatgaggataggaggaggaggggtgaaggaTAGGgatgaggataggaggaggggtgaagagggatgaggataggaggaggggtgaagggatgaggataggaggaggggtgaagaggatgAGGATAGGAGGGGGTGAAGAGAcatgaggataggaggaggggtgaggatgaggataggaggaggggtgaagagggatgaggataggaggaggggtgaagagggatgaggataggaggaggggtgaagagggatgaggataggaggaggggtgaggataggaggaggggtgaagagggatgaggataggaggaggggtgaagagggatgaggataggaggaggggtgaggataggaggaggagtgaagagggatgaggatggtgggatggagggagggagagagaaagatggaatgTGAAGAAGTGAAAAGGAGACAGACGTTGAGGCCGTCTAGACCCGTATAACACAGGAAACTAACAGCACAACAGCTGAACAGAGTAAAAATCATGCCTGATGAAATCTAAATCATTTAGCTGTATGAGTATCAGTCTAACTACCCAGTACGCAGGAGGAGTATTGCATTGAGGATCCGTCGTTGGAGTAGAGGCCGTGGGTTCCCAGGTATGGAGACACCACCTTCTGAACCAAAGCTTCCAGACGCAGGTACTCCTCAGTCACTCCTTTAGACTCATGGacaccctggaacacacacatcacagttagTCCTCAGTCACTCCTTTAGACTCATGGacaccctggaacacacacatcacagttagTCCTCAGTCACTCCTTTAGACTCATGGacaccctggaacacacacatcacagttagTCCTCAGTCACTCCTTTAGACTCATGGACACCCTGGAACACACGCATCACAGTTAGTCCTCAGTCACTCCTTTAGACTCATAGacaccctggaacacacacatcacagttagTCCTCAGTCACTCCTTTAGACTCATGGacaccctggaacacacacatcacagttagTCCTCAGTCACTCCTTTAGACTCATGGacaccctggaacacacacatcacagttagTCCTCAGTCACTCCTTTAGACTCATGGACACCCTGGAACACACGCATCACAGTTAGTCCTCAGTCACTCCTTTAGACTCATGGacaccctggaacacacacatcacagttagTCCTCAGTCACTCCTTTACTCATGGAcactctggaacacacacatcacagttagTCCTCAGTCACTCCTTTACTCATGGAcactctggaacacacacatcacagttagTCCTCAGTCACTCCTTTAGACTCATGGacaccctggaacacacacatcacagttagTCCTCAGTCACTCCTTTAGACTCATGGacaccctggaacacacacatcacagttagTCCTCAGTCACTCCTTTAGACTCATGGacaccctggaacacacacatcacagttagTCCTCAGTCACTCCTTTAGACTCATGGacaccctggaacacacacatcacagttagTCCTCAGTCACTCCTTTAGACTCATGGacaccctggaacacacacatcacagttagTCCTCAGTCACTCCTTTAGACTCATGGacaccctggaacacacacatcacagttagTCCTCAGTCACTCCTTTAGACTCATGGacaccctggaacacacacatcacagttagTCCTCAGTCACTCCTTTAGACTCATGGacaccctggaacacacacatcacagttagTCCTCAGTCACTCCTTTAGACTCATGGacaccctggaacacacacatcacagttagTCCTCAGTCACTCCTTTTACTCATGGacaccctggaacacacacatcacagttagTCCTCAGTCACTCCTTTACTCATGGACACTCTGGAACACACAAATCACAGTTAGTCCTCAGTCACTCCTTTAGACTCATGGacaccctggaacacacacatcacagttagTCCTCAGTCACTCCTTTAGACTCATGGACACCCTGGAACACACGCATCAGTTAGTCCTCAGTCACTCCTTTACTCATGGacaccctggaacacacacatcacagttagTCCTCAGTCACTCCTTTACTCATGGAcactctggaacacacacatcacagttagTCCTCAGTCACTCCTTTAGACTCATGGacaccctggaacacacacatcacagttagTCCTCAGTCACTCCTTTAGACTCATGGacaccctggaacacacacatcacagttagTCCTCAGTCACTCCTTTAGACTCATGGacaccctggaacacacacatcacagttagTCCTCAGTCACTCCTTTAGACTCATGGacaccctggaacacacacatcacagttagTCCTCAGTCACTCCTTTAGACTCATGGacaccctggaacacacacatcacagttagTCCTCAGTCACTCCTTTAGACTCATGGacaccctggaacacacacatcacagttagTCCTCAGTCACTCCTTTAGACTCATGGACACCCTGGAACACACATCAGTTAGTCCTCAGTCACTCCTTTAGACTCATGGacaccctggaacacacacatcacagttagTCCTCAGTCACTCCTTTAGACTCATGGacaccctggaacacacacatcacagttagTCCTCAGTCACTCCTTTAGACTCATGGacaccctggaacacacacatcacagttagTCCTCAGTCACTCCTTTAGACTCATGGacaccctggaacacacacatcacagttagTCCTCAGTCACTCCTTTAGACTCATGGacaccctggaacacacacatcacagttagTCCTCAGTCACTCCTTTAGACTCATGGacaccctggaacacacacatcacagttagTCCTCAGTCACTCCTTTAGACTCATGGacaccctggaacacacacatcacagttagTCCTCAGTCACTCCTTTAGACTCATGGacaccctggaacacacacatcacagttagTCCTCAGTCACTCCTTTAGACTCATGGACAccctggaagacacacacacacacagtgagactcCCACAGGACACCACACCTGCTGTACACTCAAAAATCAGTGCTTATCATTTGTCAACCACCTAAAATAAATCTGTCCTCAAACCATAACCATATTTGAGTCTATTGAAATCTTAGTTTCTGAGGAAATACATTGTCCATTAGAGGGCTCTGTGTTTGTTGTTTAGGATAGAACAGA
Encoded proteins:
- the LOC121843550 gene encoding proline-rich protein 5-like (The sequence of the model RefSeq protein was modified relative to this genomic sequence to represent the inferred CDS: added 261 bases not found in genome assembly), with the protein product MMDNQRLKLMSSPSLSDLGKSDKAALEERGTQQRKAGANATWNSIHNAVIAVFQRKDLGENDLYILNEGVRQLLKTELGSFFTEYLQNQLLTKGMVILRDKMRFYEGQKLLDSLAETWDFFFCDVLSMLQAIFYPVQGKEPSVRQLALLHFRSIITLNIKLEDALSRPRARVPPSIIQMLLILQGVHESKGVTEEYLRLEALVQKVVSPYLGTHGLYSNDGSSMQYSSCVLEKRLQRCWPKSGDAPVKNLVMRSKSYNVPMLTPVVEYDTETGSVSSMGIRRHSVCEMTSCLEEGAINDISTTSSLASAAQPGLSSLEQELSLTGVVCGGGGGSLDLCGSVGSESLGSHLQPSIFQGSHSPGPFLHGGGESTVSPSVLCQVHSGSETGSIPSCSSSPETVVDQILDSMDSDPDGIFIDFSLHSCSDSSSSGYSRESGRQSVV